TATCCCGGAAGAAGCAGATTCGTCAGAAATTTCCGGGTCATTTCCATCTATCTTGAATAGGTTTGCGCTGAACGTTTCTTCCTTCCCGTCTTTGAGCGATGCAGCGATCGTCCAATACTCTACAGGGACAAACTTTCTAATTTCCTCTTCCCGCTCGCAAATCAGTCTCAGCGCCACAGATTGAACTCTCCCTGCCGAAAGCCCATAGGTGAGCGTTTTCCAGAGAAAGGGGCTCACCATGTAGCCTACGAGCCTGTCCATTATTCGTCTTGCCTGCTGTGCGTTGACCTTGTTTATGTCCAATTCCAACGGTGTTTCGAGTCCGGCTTTTATCCCCGATTTGGTTATTTCATTGAAGAGCACACGTTTTATCTTATGGGAGTCGCCGTCGACAACTTCGCTTATGTGAAACGCAATCGCTTCACCCTCTCTGTCAGGGTCGGTGGCTATGAGGATTTCATCGGATTTTTTTGCGGCTGCTCTCAGCTTTTTCAGCATTCCGCCCTTACCGCGGATAGTAATATATTTAGGTTTGAAGTTATTCTCTACGTCAACACCCAATTCTTTCTTGGGCAGGTCACGAATATGACCCACGGTCGCCTGGACGGTGTACTCCTTCCCGAGATATTTCCCTAAGGTTTTCGCCTTAGACGGCGATTCTACGATAAGCAGTTTTTTTGTCATTGTTCTCTCAATATATCCTCATCTCAAGGAAGGGAAAATATAACATAAAAAGTTCGTGTGTCAAGTAATGGATTTTAAACCAATGAGGTACGCATGACTTTACCGGAGCTGTGAGCGGTTTATTTCAAACCTTTCGCCAACATCACTTCACCGCTCTTCAGTAAGTCATTGTATCGAATCTCGCCGCCCACAACAGTCATCAAGACTTTCGTTTGAAGCAGTGCAGCCGGTTCTTCTTTAAAGATATCCTTCGACAACAGAGTAAAATCAGCAAGCTTTCCTGCTTCGAGACTGCCCTTAAGTTTTTCTTCGAACGATGCGTAAGCAGCCCAGGAAGTGTACATCCTGACTGCTTCTTCGATGGTCATTCTTTCTTCCGGGTACCATCCGCCCTCCGGATAGGAGTCGTGGTCCTGTCTGGTGACGGCAGCGTAAATACCCCATAACGGGCTGAGCGATTCGACCGGAGAGTCGGAGCCTCCCGGTATGACGACACCCGTGTCGACAAGTTTTCTCCACGCATATGCGCCTTTAATCCTATCGGGCCCCAACCTGTCCTCAGCCCAGTACATATCCGAAGTGCAGTGAGTCGGCTGCATCGACGGTATCACCCCGAGTTCTTTGAATCTCGGAATGTCATCCAGCGAAATGGTCTGAGCGTGTTCGATGCGGGTGCGATGATCGTTTTTCAATTCGGTCGCGGACATCTCTTCTATCAGGTCAAGAACCAGCCGATTACCGGCATCTCCGATAGCATGAATGGACAGCTGAAAACCGTGATCTATTCCTTTCCTGAAAGAGCTCCGGAGTTCGGTTTCCGGTGTCAAACGCAAGCCTCTGTTTCCGGGTTCGTCGGAATAAGGTTCTAAGAGCAAAGCTCCGCGTGAACCGAGCGCTCCGTCGGCATAAAACTTCAGTGTCCGGATATTAAGGTGGTTATCGAATAATCCGATTTGAGGACCTATGTCGTAATATTTTTCTTTCAGTTCATCATCATCATCGAGCATGGCATAGATCCTTGGATTCAATCTCCCTTCCGCTCCCAGCTCCATGTAGATGTCAATGTTGTCCGAATCCGAGCCGGGGTCGTGCAGCGTCGTTATTCCCAATTTCAGAGCATGAGATAACGCCTGAATTATCCTCTTCTTTTTTAACTCTTTTGAAGGTTCGGGCTTCACGTCATCGACAAGAGTCTGCGCATTATCTATCAGGATGCCGGAAGGTTCGTTTGAACCCGGGCGGCGGACTATTCGTCCCCCGTCGGGGTCCGGAGTGTCCGAGTTTATCCCTGCGAGGTCGAGCACAGTTTGATTCACCCAGTAGGCGTGACCATCCACGCGGCTGAAGACCACGGGATTTTCGGGTGCGGCTTCATCGAGCAGATCCGAAGCAGGGAATTTTTTTATCTCCCAATCGTTTTGATCCCATCCCCGTCCCTCGATCCATTCTCCCTTGGGAGTTCGCAGAGCCGCTTTTCTGACGATTTCGGCTATCTCTTCGGCGCTTCCGGTTCCGAGAAAGCTCAACGTTTGAAGGAATTTTCCTGTTCCTTCGACGTGTGCGTGAGCATCGGTCAGTCCCGGAATCAGGGTGTATCCTTTCAGATCGATAGTCTCCGTATTATCCCCGGTGTGTTCGTATGCGTCATCCAGACTTCCTATGAATAATATCTTGCCGTCCCTGACAGCTAAAGCGCCCGCCGTGTCGTTTGCGGAATTGAGAGTATAAATAATTGCATTGATGAACAGTTTATCCGCCTCGCTTCTGGCGCATCCGAATGCGACAACGCAGATGAATAGTATGGAAAAGAGTTTAATCATTTTTACCTTTCATATTAATCGA
The Candidatus Neomarinimicrobiota bacterium genome window above contains:
- a CDS encoding amidohydrolase, with translation MIKLFSILFICVVAFGCARSEADKLFINAIIYTLNSANDTAGALAVRDGKILFIGSLDDAYEHTGDNTETIDLKGYTLIPGLTDAHAHVEGTGKFLQTLSFLGTGSAEEIAEIVRKAALRTPKGEWIEGRGWDQNDWEIKKFPASDLLDEAAPENPVVFSRVDGHAYWVNQTVLDLAGINSDTPDPDGGRIVRRPGSNEPSGILIDNAQTLVDDVKPEPSKELKKKRIIQALSHALKLGITTLHDPGSDSDNIDIYMELGAEGRLNPRIYAMLDDDDELKEKYYDIGPQIGLFDNHLNIRTLKFYADGALGSRGALLLEPYSDEPGNRGLRLTPETELRSSFRKGIDHGFQLSIHAIGDAGNRLVLDLIEEMSATELKNDHRTRIEHAQTISLDDIPRFKELGVIPSMQPTHCTSDMYWAEDRLGPDRIKGAYAWRKLVDTGVVIPGGSDSPVESLSPLWGIYAAVTRQDHDSYPEGGWYPEERMTIEEAVRMYTSWAAYASFEEKLKGSLEAGKLADFTLLSKDIFKEEPAALLQTKVLMTVVGGEIRYNDLLKSGEVMLAKGLK